In Oncorhynchus mykiss isolate Arlee chromosome 1, USDA_OmykA_1.1, whole genome shotgun sequence, the following proteins share a genomic window:
- the LOC118966738 gene encoding myosin heavy chain, skeletal muscle-like, producing the protein MNKKREAEFQKLRRDLEESTLQHEATAAALRKKQADSVAELGEQIDNLQRVKQKLEKEKSEYKMEIDDLSSNMEAVAKAKGNLEKMCRTLEDQLSELKTKNDENARQVNDISGQRARLLTENGEFGRQLEEKEALVSQLTRGKQAFTQQVGELKRLIEEEVKALCYEVEHTVSPVRYSSPERTSSSDWPG; encoded by the exons ATGAACAAGAAGCGCGAGGCTGAGTTCCAGAAGCTGCGTCGTGATCTTGAAGAGTCCACCCTGCAGCATGAGGCCACAGCTGCCGCTCTGCGCAAGAAGCAGGCCGATAGTGTGGCTGAGCTCGGGGAGCAGATCGACAACCTGCAGCGCGTCAAGCagaagctggagaaggagaagagcgaGTACAAGATGGAGATTGATGACCTTTCCAGCAACATGGAGGCTGTCGCCAAGGCTAAG GGCAATCTGGAGAAGATGTGCCGTACTCTTGAGGACCAGCTGAGCGAGCTCAAGACTAAGAATGATGAGAATGCTCGCCAAGTCAACGACATCAGCGGACAGAGGGCCAGACTCCTGACAGAAAATG GTGAGTTTGGCCgccagctggaggagaaggaaGCCCTGGTGTCTCAGCTGACCAGAGGCAAACAGGCCTTCACCCAGCAGGTGGGGGAGCTGAAGAGACTGATTGAGGAGGAGGTCAAG gcactgtgttatgagGTAGAgcacacggtgtctccagtgcgctattCTAGCCCGGAGCGCACCAGCTCCTCGgattggccgggctag
- the LOC118966739 gene encoding myosin-6-like, translating to MVAMVQEKNDLALQVASDSENLNDAEERCEGLIKSKIQLEAKLKETTERLEDEEEMNAELTAKKRKLEDECSELKKDIDDLELTLAKVEKEKHATENKVKKLTEEMASMDESVAKLTKEKKVLQEDHQQTLDDLQAKYTVHAIIM from the exons ATGGTGGCCATGGTGCAGGAGAAGAATGACCTGGCGCTTCAAGTCGCATCT GATTCAGAGAATCTGAACGATGCTGAGGAAAGGTGTGAGGGGCTCATCAAGAGCAAGATCCAGCTGGAGGCCAAACTCAAAGAGACGACTGAGaggctggaggatgaggaggagatgaaTGCTGAGTTGACTGCCAAGAAGAGGAAGCTGGAGGATGAGTGTTCTGAGCTGAAGAAGGACATTGATGACCTGGAGCTCACCTTGGCCAAAGTGGAGAAGGAGAAGCACGCCACTGAAAACAAG GTTAAAAAGCTGACAGAGGAGATGGCGTCTATGGATGAGAGTGTTGCCAAGCTGACCAAGGAGAAGAAAGTCCTCCAAGAGGACCACCAGCAGACACTGGACGACCTGCAGgctaaatatacagtacatgctaTTATTATGTAG